Genomic window (Streptomyces yatensis):
GCACCACGTGTTCGGCGCCCTCGTGGACCAGCCCGCGGGCGATCTGGGCGCCGACGCCGCCGGTGCCACCGGTGATCAGGACGGTGCCGCGGGGCTGCCAGCGCTCGGCGGAGGAGGTGGAACCGGCCCGCCTGAGCCGCCGGGCGAGGGTGCCCGAGGCGCGGATGGCCAGCTGGTCCTCGCCGTCCTGGCCGGTCAGGGCGCGGGCGAGCGCCCTGAGGGAGCCCTCGTCGATCCTCGCGGGCAGATCGATCAGGCCACCCCAGCGCTGCGGGTGTTCCAGCGCGACCGCACCGCCCAGGCCCCAGACGAGGGCTTGTGCGGGGGCCTCGAGACGGTCGGCGCCACCCGCGGAGACGGCGCCGCGGGTGACACACCACAGGGGCGCGTCGAGGCCCGCGTCGCCCAGCGCCCGTACCAGGGCGAGGGTGGTGGCGAACCCGGTGGGGACGTCGGGTTGCGCCGGATGCGGTCCCTCGGCGAGGGCCAGCAGGGACACCACGCCGCCGGGCGCCCCGGCTTCCCCGAGGGCCTCGGTGATACGGGCGGCGAGCCGGGCGTGGTCGGTGTCGTCCGCGCCGATCCGCAGGGGGACGATCTCGGCGCCGAGCGCGGCGAGCCCGGCGGTGATGGCATCTGTGTCGACGGCTCCGGTGGCCTCGGTGCTGGTGGCCCCGGTGTCGACGGCTCCGGCGGCCCCTGTGCCGGTGGCCCCGGTGTTGTCGGGCATCGCCACCAGCCAGCGGCCGGTGAGCGCGGGGGTCGACGGTCCGTCGACCGGCTGCCAGCCGATGCGGTAGCGCCATGAGTCGAGCACCGCCTGGTCGCTCAGCCGGGACCGCCACGAGGAGAGCAGCGGAAGCACCTCGCTGAGCGGCGCGTCGGGGCCGGTGCCCAAGGTGGCCGTGAGGGTGTCCAGGTCGGCGTTCTCGACCGCGGTCCAGAACTCCGCCTCCGCCGGGCCGGTGGCCGCCTCGGCGACGGGCCCGGTCCGGGGCTCGACCCAGTAACGGGCGCGCTGGAACGCGTATGTGGGAAGGTCGACGCGGCCGGCTCCCCGCCCGGCGAACAGCGCCCGCCAGTCCACCTCCGCGCCGTGGACGTACGCCTGGGCGAGCGAGAGCAGCATCCGCTCGGGGCCGCCCTCCTCGCGGCGCAGGGTGCCGATGACGGCGGCCGCGCTGTCGGCGGCCTCGACGGTGGCCTCCATGGCGGCGGCCAGCACGGGGTGCGGGCTCACCTCCACGAACAGCCGGTGGCCGCTGCTGAGCAGCGCCCGGGTGGCCGTTTCGAGCCGCACGGTCTCGCGCAGGTTGCGGGCCCAGTAGGCGGCGTCGAGCCCGGCGGTGTCGAGGGGTTCACCGGTGACGGTGGAGTGGAAGACGGTCCGCGAGGTGCGCGGACGGATGGGGGCGAGGATGTCCAGCAGCTCGTCGTGGATCTGCTCCACCTGGGCGGAGTGTGATGCGTAGTCCACCGGGATCAGCTTCGCCCGTACGTCCTCGGCCTCGCAGCGGGCCAGCAGCTCGTGCAGCGCCTCCGGTTCGCCGGAGACCACCACCGCGCCGGGGCCGTTGACGGCCGCCACGGAGATACGGCCGTCCCATGCGGCGATGCGCTCCCGCACCTCCTCGACCGGGAGCGAAACGGACATCATGCCGCCGTGTCCGGCAAGGCCACGCGCGATGGCCTGCGACCGCAACGCCACCACCCGCGCCCCGTCCTCCAACGACAACCCACCCGCCACCACCGCAGCCGCGATCTCACCCTGCGAATGCCCCACCACCGCCGCAGGCACCACCCCACACGACCGCCACACCTCCGCCAACGACACCATCACCGCCCACAACGCCGGCTGCACCACATCCACCCGCCCCAACCCCGGACCCCCACCCCGCAACACCTCCACCAACGACCACTCCACAAACCCGGCCAGAGCGGCCTCACACTCCGCGATCCGCCCCGCGAACACCGGCGACACATCCAACAACTCCACCGCCATCCCCACCCACTGCGACCCCTGCCCCGGAAACACGAACACCGGACGGGCCTCCACCACCACCGCGCCCTCGCCGCGCACCACCCCGGCGGACACCCCTCCGGACGCCAACGCCTGAAGATGGCCCAGCAGTTGGGAGCGGTCCGCGCCCACGACCGCCGCCCGGTATTCGAAGGCCGAGCGACCGGTGGCGAGCGCATGGCCGACGTCGGCCGGGGACGGCTCGGGACGCTCGTTCAGCCGCGCCAGCAGCCGTTCCGCCTGCGCCCGCAGGGCCGCTTCGCTTCTGCCGGAGAGCACCCAGAGGACGGCGGGGCCGCCGAGCGCGGTCCCGTCGAGTGCGGGCGCGCCGTCTGCTTCGTCCTCCTCGGCGACCGGGGCCTGTTCGAGGATGACATGCGCGTTGGTGCCGCTCACGCCGAAGGCGGACACCCCGGCGCGGCGCGGGCGGCCACGCTCCGGCCACGCCTGGGCCTCGGTCAGCAGCTCGACCGCGCCGGAGGACCAGTTGACGGCCGGTGACGCCTGGTCGACGTGGAGTGTCCTCGGCAGCGTTCCGTGGCGCAGCGCCATCACCGTCTTGATGACACCGCCGACCCCGGCCGCCGCCTGGGTGTGGCCGATGTTGGACTTGAGCGAGCCGAGCCACAGCGGATGGCCGGGGGCGCGGCCCTTGCCGTAGGTGGCGAGCAGTGCTCCCGCCTCGATCGGGTCGCCGAGCGCCGTGCCCGTGCCATGGGCCTCGACGGCGTCGACGTCGTCCACCGTCAGCCCGGCGGCGGTCAGCGCCGCCTCGATGACGCGGCGCTGGGCCGGGCCGTTGGGCGCGGCGAGGCCGTTGCTGGCGCCGTCCTGGTTGATGGCGCTGGAGCGCAGGACGGCGAGGACCGGGTGGCCGTTGCGGCGGGCGTCGGACAGCCGCTCGAGCAGCACCATGCCGGCGCCCTCGCCCCAGCCGGTGCCGTCGGCGCCCGCGGCGAAGGACTTGCAGCGGCCGTTGGCCGCCAGTCCGCGCTGGTGGCTGAACTCGACGAAGACACCGGGGGTGGCCATGACCGCCACCCCTCCGGCCAGCGCCAGCGAGCATTCGCCGCGGCGCAGCGCCTGGGCCGCCAGATGCATCGTCACCAGCGACGAGGAGCACGCGGTGTCCAGGGTGACGGCCGGTCCTTCGAGGCCGAGGGTGTACGAGATCCGGCCGGAGGCGACGCTGGAGACGTTGCCGATCAGCAGATGGCCCTCGACGCTCCGCGGCGCGTACTGCGGGTCTCCGCCGTACTGGAACGAGGCGAGTCCCACATAGACCCCGGCCCTGCTTCCCTTCAGCGAGAGCGGGTCGATGCCCGCGCGTTCGACCGCCTCCCAGGACACTTCGAGCAGCAGCCGCTGCTGCGGGTCCATGGCCAGCGCCTCACGCGGGGAGATGCCGAAGAAGGCCGGGTCGAACTGGTCGGCGTCGTGGACGAAGCCGCCTTCGCGGGTGTTGCAGGTCCCCGACCGGCCCGGATCCGGGTCGTAGAGTCCCTCGATGTCCCAGCCCCGGTTGGCGGGGAATTCCGAGATCGCGTCCCGGCCGTCGGCCACCAGTCGCCACAGGTCCTCCGGTGAGCGGACACCGCCGGGGAAGCGGCAGCCCATCGAGACGATGGCGATCGGCTCCCGCTCGTCGGCCTCGATCTGGTCCAGCCGCGCACGGGCCTGCTTGAGGTCGGAGGAGACCCGCTTGAGATAGGTGAGGAGTTTCTCTTCGTTCTCGTTCGCCATCAGGAAGCCCCGAATTCGTTGTCGATGAAGTCGAAGACCTCGTCGGCGGTAGCGGAAAGGAGTTCGGTGTCGGGGGATGGGCTGCCGGTGTGCTCCACGGGCGTGCCGCCCAACTTCGCCATGAGGTCGCCGAGACGCCCCGTCAGCCGCTCCCGGACTCCGTCGTCGGCGATCAGCTCCGGCAGTGCGGACTCCCACCGGTCCAGGTCGTCGAGGAGGGTGAGCGCGTCCATCGGCCGGGCCGACGGCAGCTCGCCGCGGAGGTACTCGGCCAGCGGCGCGGGCGCCGGATAGTCGAAGACGAGGGTGGCGGGCAGGTCGAGTCCGGTGACCGTGGCCAGCCGGTTGCGCAGTTCGACGGCGGTGAGCGAGTCGAAGCCCAGCTCCTTGAACGGGCGGCCGCCGGCGACCGCGTCGGACGAGGAGTGGCCGAGCACGGCCGCCGCCTGGGCGTGCACCAGATCCCGCAGGGCCCGGTCCAGGCCCTCGCCCGACAGGCCCGCGAGGCTGTCCAGGAAGGTGTCCGCCACGCCGTCCGGCCCGGCGCCGCCGAGGGCGGGCGCCGTGGTGGCGAGGGCGTCGCGCACCTCCGGCAGTTCGCCGATCAGCGGCCGGGGGCGCGCCGCGGTGAAGCCGGGGACGAAGCGGTCCCAGCGCACATCGGCGAGGACGAGCGAGGTCTCGCCGGAGTGCAGTGCCTCGCCGAGCGCGGCCACCGCCAACTGTGGTGCCATCGCGGACAGTCCGCGGCGGCTGAGGTGCTCCGCCACCTCACCGTGCTCGATCATGCCGTGATCGGCCCAGGGGCCCCAGGCCACCGAGGTGGCGGGGAGGCCACGTGCCGCGCGGTGCTCGGCCAGGGCGTCCAGGTAGGCGTTGGCGGAGGCGTAGGCGCTCTGCCCGCCACTCCCCCAGGTGGCGGCGATCGAGGAGAAGAGCACGAACGCTTCCAGGTGGTCATGGTCCAGCAGCTCGTCCAGATGGGCGGCGCCCAGGACCTTGCCGTCGGCCATCTCCGCGAAGTCGGCCACCGTACTGTCGGCGAGCTGGGAGAACTCCACGACGCCCGCGGCGTGGAAGACGGCGTGCACCGGGTCGCCCCCGGCGGTGGTCCGGCGCAGCAGCGCCGCCACCTCGTCGCGGTCGCGGACGTCGCACGCCGCCACCGTCACCCGCACACCGCCCTCGCCGAGCGCGGTCAGCTCGTCGCGCAGTTCGGCGGCGCCGGGTGCCGCCGGGCCACGGCGGCTGGTGAGCACGAGATGTTCGGCCCCGGAGCGGGCCAGCCAGCGGGCGACCTGCGCGCCGAGCCCGCCGGTGCCGCCGGTGATCAGCACGGTGCCATGCGGCTTCCAGCTCTCCCGGCCCGGTGTGCGCAGCGGCGCCCGGACGAGTCGCCGGACGAACACCCCGGCGTCGCGGAGGGCGAGCTGGTCCTCCGGACCGCTGTCGCCGTCGATGCCGGCGAGCGCGGCGCACAGCCGGTCGGCCGTCCGCTCGTCGAACTCCCCGGGGAGGTCGACCAGACCGCCCCACCGCTGCGGGTGTTCCAGGGCCACGACCCGGCCGAGGCCCCAAGTGGCGGCCTGTGCGGGGCTGCCGAGCGGATCGGATTCGCTCACCGACACGGCGCCGGTGGTGGCGAGCCACAGCGGCGCGGCGATCCCCGCGTCGCCCAGCGCCTGGATCAGCCCCACGTTGAGGGCCAGACCGGTGGTGAGCGCGGTGTGTTCGGGGTGCGGGCCGTCGTCGAGGGCGAGCAGCGAGAGCACACCGGCCGGGGTGCCCGCGGTGGCCACCGCTTGGCGCAGCCGTTCGGCGAGCGCGTCACGGCCGGTCGTGGACAGGATGAGGGGGGTGACGTGCGCGCCACGCCGGTCGAGGGCGGCCGCCACGGCGGCGACCCGCGCGCTGTCGGCCCGGCCCTCGGGCACGGCCAGCAGCCAGGTGCCGGACAGCGGCGCCGGACGTTCCTCGACGGACACCGGGGACCAGGTGATCCGGTAGCGCCAGGAGTCCACGGTGGCGCGGTCGCTCTGGCCCCGGCGCCAGGAGGAGAGCGCGGGCAGCAGTTCGCTGAGCCGCGTCTGCTGGTCGATCTCCAGGGTGGTGGTCAGCGCCTCCAGGTCCTCGCGCTCGACCGCCTCCCAGAAGCGTGCCTCCACGGCGGGCGCGTCCGTGGCGGCGAGGGTCGGCGTTCCGGGCGTGGCGGGGTCGAACCAGTAGCGCTGCCGCTGGAAGGCGTACGTGGGCAGCTCCACCCGGCGCGCACCGCGCCCGGCGAACACCCTCTCCCAGTCCACCTCACCACCGTGCGCGTGGAGTTGGGCGACCCCGGCGAGCAGCGCCTCGACCTCGTCACGGTCCTTGCGCAGGAAGGGGACGAACGCGGCGGCGGCCTTCGAGACGCACTCTTGGCCCATGGCGGAGAGCACACCGGCCGGGCCGATCTCCACATAGCGGGTGACACCCTGCCCTTCGAGGAACCGTATGCCCTCCCCGAAGCGGACCGCCTGACGCACATGGCGCACCCAGTACTCCGGCGAGCACACCTCCTCGCCGGCCAACGCGCCGGTGACGTTCGAGACGATCGCCAGTCGCGGTGCGGAGTAGCCGATCCGGCCCGCCACCTCGGCGAACTCGGCCAGCATCCCCTCCATCAGCGGTGAGTGGAAGGCGTGCGAGACGCTCAGCCGCTTGCTCTTGCCTCCGACCGCCTCGGCCACCGCCAGCACCGCCGACTCCTCACCGGAGATGACGGTCGCCGCCGGGCCGTTGACCGCGGCCACACTCACCCGGTCCTCGTAACCGGCCAGCTGCGGCAGCACCTCGGCCTCCGCGGCCTTCAGCGACACCATCGCGCCGCCCTCGGGCAGCGCCTGCATCAGCCGACCGCGCGCCGCCACCAGCGCACACGCGTCCTCCAGCGAGAACACCCCCGCCACATGCGCCGCGGCCAGCTCCCCCACCGAATGCCCCACTACGAAATCGGGCGCGAGACCCCACGATTCGATGAGCCGGTACAGCGCCACCTCCACGGCGAACAACCCGGTCTGCGTGAACACCGTCCGGTCCAGCGCCTCAGCGTCCCCGCCGAAGACCACCTCCCGGACCGAACCCTCCAGATGACGGTCCAGCTCCCCGCACACCGCGTCGAAGGCCGCCGCGAACACCGGGAACGCCGCGTACAACTCTCTTCCCATACCGGGTCGTTGCGCGCCCTGCCCGGTGAACAGGAACGCCGTCCTGCCCTCCTCGGCGGCCACCGTGCCGGGGGTGATGCCCGTGGCGAGCCGGTCCAGTCCGCTCAGCAGCTCCTCACGGTCGCGGCCGACGACCGCCGCGCGGTGGCCGAAGGCGGACCGGCCCAGGGCCAGCGAATAGCCCACATCCACCGGGTCCAGCTCCGGGCGCGCCGCCACGTACGACCGCAGCCGCTCCGCCTGGGCGCGCAACGCGACCTCGGTGCGGCCGGACACCACCCACGGCACCACGCCGGTGCGCACAGACGGCTCCGGCTCCGGGTCGGCGGCGGGCTCGGCGGGCGGTTCCTCCAGGATGAGGTGGGCGTTGGTGCCGCTGATGCCGAAGGCGGACACCGCGGCGCGGCGCACCCGCTCGCCCACCGGCCAGTCCCTGGCCTCGGTCAGCAGCTCGACCGCTCCCGCCGTCCAGTCCACATGCGGGGTGGGCTCCTTGACGTGGAGTGTCCTGGGCAGCAGACCGTGGCGCATCGCCATGACCATCTTGATGACACCGGCGCCACCGGCCGCGCCCTGGGTGTGGCCGATGTTGGACTTCAACGCGCCCAGCCACAGCGGCCGTTCGGCCTCCCGGCCCTGGCCGTAGGTGGCGAGGATGGCCTGGGCCTCGATCGGGTCGCCGAGCGTGGTGCCGGTGCCGTGGGCCTCGACCGCGTCCACCTCGGCGGCCGACAGCCCGGCGTTCGCCAGCGCCTGCCGGATCACCCGCTGCTGGGACGGGCCGTTGGGGGCGGTGAGGCCGTTGCTGGCGCCGTCCTGGTTGACGGCCGAGCCGCGTACCAGCGCGAGCACCTCATGGCCGTTGGCCCGCGCATCGGACAGCCGCTCCAGGAGCACCATGCTGACGCCCTCGCCCCAGCTGGTGCCATCGGTGTCGGAGGAGAACGCCTTCGACCTGCCGTCGGGGGCCAGGCCGCGCTGCCGGCTGAACTCGATGAACAGGCTCGGCGTGGACATCATCGTGGTGCCGCCCGCCAGCGCCATTGAGCATTCGCCCTGGCGCAGCGCCTGCGCCGCCTGGTGGATGGCGACCAGGGAGGAGGAGCACGCGGTGTCGATGGTGAGCGCCGGGCCCTCCCAGCCGAGGGAGTAGGCGATACGGCCGGAGACCACGCTGGCGGCCTTGCCGGTCAGCAGATACCCCTCCATGTCCTCGGGGATCTCACCGAGCCCCGAGGCGTAGTCCTGGCCGGTGGAACCGATGAACACGCCGCCGGTGCCGCCCCGCGTGGTGTGCGGGTCGATCCCGGCCCGCTCCAGCGCCTCCCAGGAGGTCTCCAGCAGCAGCCGCTGCTGCGGGTCCATGGCGAGCGCCTCGCGCGGGGAGATCCCGAAGAACTCGGGGTCGAAGTGGTAGGCGTCGTAGAGGAAGCCGCCCTCCTTGGCGTAACTCCTGCCCGGCGTATCGGGGTTGGGGTCGTAGAGCTCCTCGACGTTCCAGCCGCGGTCGGCCGGGAAGGCCGAGATCACATCGCGGCCGTCCGCCACCAGTGCCCACAGCTCCTCGGGGCCGCGGACCCCGCCCGGCAGCCGGCAGCTCATGGCCACGATGGCGATCTGATCGTCGTCGGCGGGCCGGACGGCGGCGACCACGGCCGCCACCTCCTCCCGCTCGCCGAGCGCCTCGCGCCGCAGGTGGTCCACGAGCACGGCGGGGGTCGGATAGTCGAAGAGGAGGGTGGTCGGCAGCCGCAGCCCGGTGGCGGCGCCCAGCCGGTTGCGCAGTTCCACGGCGGTCAGGGAGTCGAAGCCGACCTCCCGGAAGGCGCGGGTGGCCTCGATGTCCTCCGGGGCGGCGAGCCCCAGTACGGCCGCCGCGTGTTCCCGCACCAGGTCCAGCAGGAACGGGTCCCGGTCGGCCGCCGCCAGGGCGGCCAGCCGACGGCCGAGCGAGCTCTCGTCGGTTTCCGCGGCCCCGCCGCCGCCACCGGCCCGTACCACCCGGCGGACCGGCGTCCTGACCAGGCCGCGCAGATAGGCGGGTACGGCGTCCTGGCCGGGCGTGCCGCTCGTGGCCCGCCTGCGCAGATCCGCCAGATCGAGCCGGACGGGCACCAGAGTGGCATCCCCGGCCGTCCGCGCGGCGTCGAAGAGTTCCATGCCCTCCGCGCTGGGCAGCGGACGGATACCGGAGCGCGCCATGCGCCGCACATCGGCGTCGGCGAGATGGCCGCTCATACCGCTGCGCTGCTCCCACAGGCCCCAGGCGAGGGACTGGGCGGCCAGGCCGCGGGCCCTGCGGTGCTGGGCGAGGGAGTCCAGGAAGGCGTTGGCGGCGGCGTAGTTGGCCTGTCCGGCGTTGCCGATGGTGGCGACGACGGAGGAGTAGAGGACGAACGCGGCGAGGTCGTGGTCCGCGGTCAGCTCGTGCAGGTTCCATGCGGCGTCCGCCTTGGGCCGCAGCACCCGGTCGAGCCGCTCGGGATTCAGCGCGTCCACGACTCCGTCGTCGAGCACCCCCGCCGCGTGGATCACGGCGGTCAGCGGATGCGCGGCGGGTATCGCGCCGAGCAGCCCGGCGAGCGCCTCCCGGTCGGCCGTATCACAGGCGGCGACGGTGACGGTGGCCCCCAACGCGGCCAGTTCCGCGCGGAGTTCGGCCATGCCCTCGGCGGCGGGCCCACGTCGGCTGGTCAGCAGCAGCTGCCGTACGCCGTGCTCGGTCACCAAGTGGCGGGCGAGGAGCCCGCCGAGGGTGCCGGTGGCGCCGGTGACGAGAACGGTGCCCTCGGGGTCCAGCCGTCGGTGCACGTCGGGGGCCTCGGTGGGCCG
Coding sequences:
- a CDS encoding type I polyketide synthase, which translates into the protein MANENEEKLLTYLKRVSSDLKQARARLDQIEADEREPIAIVSMGCRFPGGVRSPEDLWRLVADGRDAISEFPANRGWDIEGLYDPDPGRSGTCNTREGGFVHDADQFDPAFFGISPREALAMDPQQRLLLEVSWEAVERAGIDPLSLKGSRAGVYVGLASFQYGGDPQYAPRSVEGHLLIGNVSSVASGRISYTLGLEGPAVTLDTACSSSLVTMHLAAQALRRGECSLALAGGVAVMATPGVFVEFSHQRGLAANGRCKSFAAGADGTGWGEGAGMVLLERLSDARRNGHPVLAVLRSSAINQDGASNGLAAPNGPAQRRVIEAALTAAGLTVDDVDAVEAHGTGTALGDPIEAGALLATYGKGRAPGHPLWLGSLKSNIGHTQAAAGVGGVIKTVMALRHGTLPRTLHVDQASPAVNWSSGAVELLTEAQAWPERGRPRRAGVSAFGVSGTNAHVILEQAPVAEEDEADGAPALDGTALGGPAVLWVLSGRSEAALRAQAERLLARLNERPEPSPADVGHALATGRSAFEYRAAVVGADRSQLLGHLQALASGGVSAGVVRGEGAVVVEARPVFVFPGQGSQWVGMAVELLDVSPVFAGRIAECEAALAGFVEWSLVEVLRGGGPGLGRVDVVQPALWAVMVSLAEVWRSCGVVPAAVVGHSQGEIAAAVVAGGLSLEDGARVVALRSQAIARGLAGHGGMMSVSLPVEEVRERIAAWDGRISVAAVNGPGAVVVSGEPEALHELLARCEAEDVRAKLIPVDYASHSAQVEQIHDELLDILAPIRPRTSRTVFHSTVTGEPLDTAGLDAAYWARNLRETVRLETATRALLSSGHRLFVEVSPHPVLAAAMEATVEAADSAAAVIGTLRREEGGPERMLLSLAQAYVHGAEVDWRALFAGRGAGRVDLPTYAFQRARYWVEPRTGPVAEAATGPAEAEFWTAVENADLDTLTATLGTGPDAPLSEVLPLLSSWRSRLSDQAVLDSWRYRIGWQPVDGPSTPALTGRWLVAMPDNTGATGTGAAGAVDTGATSTEATGAVDTDAITAGLAALGAEIVPLRIGADDTDHARLAARITEALGEAGAPGGVVSLLALAEGPHPAQPDVPTGFATTLALVRALGDAGLDAPLWCVTRGAVSAGGADRLEAPAQALVWGLGGAVALEHPQRWGGLIDLPARIDEGSLRALARALTGQDGEDQLAIRASGTLARRLRRAGSTSSAERWQPRGTVLITGGTGGVGAQIARGLVHEGAEHVVLVSRRGPQAPGAAELEAELTERGAQVTVAACDVADRAALAQLLDSVTGDGADHPLTAVVHAAGALDDATVDALTPERIEAVLRPKVAGARHLHELTRDLDLDAFVLLSSIAGTVGAAGQGNYAAASAYLDALAQLRRADGLPATSVAWSAWAGGGMIDGEVADQLRRRGAPPIDGARALELLRQTVAHGDGFLVAADIDWGRFAPALSATRPLPLLADLPEAGATGQDPAAADREEAGGAAALRKRLAELSAADRHTALVELVSEQAAAALGYADAGAVETGRAFKELGFDSLTAVDLRNRLNAATGLRLPVTLVFDYPTADDLAGLLREELLPSDEESMDTASLAELDRAQTTLAALELDDIESATDDEMFELLDGMFELLGRDLTAR